In Deltaproteobacteria bacterium, the DNA window AGCACAAAATTTCCCAGGTGGAAGATTTCCTGGAGAGACTCACCGTCATGCATGATGGCAAAATCATTGCCGACGGCGGATATGAGGAATGTCTCCGGGACCCGGAGGTGCGCAGAAGCTACTGGCAGATCGACGCCTCTGCCGAGGGAACCGGGCACGCCTGCACAAACGGAGTTCACGACGATGAATAACGGCGAAATACTGGCGGTCAGAGGCCTGAATGTTTCTTACGGTGAAGCGAAGGTTTTGTTCGATATTGATCTCGGGATAGTGCCGGGCCAGGTGGTGACCTGCGTGGGTCGCAACGGAGCCGGCAAAACCACCCTGCTCAAGAGCATTGCCGGATTCCTGAAGCCGACCTCGGGATCGATCACCTTTAACGACAACGACCTGATCGGCCTGATGTCCTACGATATCGCCAAAATGGGGCTCAAATACATTCCCCAAGACAAAAAAGTTTTTTCGGATTTGACGGTCAGGGAAAACCTGGAGCTGGGCAGCTACGCCACAAAAGATTACAACTGGGATCAGGTGACCGACTATTTTCCCAGACTGAAGCAACTCATGGATCGCAAGGGCGGGTACCTGAGCGGTGGTGAACGTCAGATGCTGATGATCGGCAGAGCCTTGCTGGGCAACCCTAAAGTTTTGCTGATTGATGAGCCCACCGAGGGCTTGGCCCCCAGCATCGTTGCCCACCTGAAAAACGTTTTTAAGGAACTTAGCAAAAAAACGGCGCTGGTGATCGTGGAACAAAACCTGCCCTTAGTGTGCGCCATATCGGACAAGATATACGCCCTCAAGGAGGGACGCATCGTCACCGA includes these proteins:
- a CDS encoding ABC transporter ATP-binding protein — encoded protein: MNNGEILAVRGLNVSYGEAKVLFDIDLGIVPGQVVTCVGRNGAGKTTLLKSIAGFLKPTSGSITFNDNDLIGLMSYDIAKMGLKYIPQDKKVFSDLTVRENLELGSYATKDYNWDQVTDYFPRLKQLMDRKGGYLSGGERQMLMIGRALLGNPKVLLIDEPTEGLAPSIVAHLKNVFKELSKKTALVIVEQNLPLVCAISDKIYALKEGRIVTELTDKESIKANICEQYL